One genomic window of Gossypium hirsutum isolate 1008001.06 chromosome D11, Gossypium_hirsutum_v2.1, whole genome shotgun sequence includes the following:
- the LOC107911757 gene encoding glyceraldehyde-3-phosphate dehydrogenase 2, cytosolic has translation MAKIKIGINGFGRIGRLVARVALQSNDIELVAVNDPFITTDYMTYMFKYDSVHGQWKHHELKVKDSKTLLFGERPVTVFGIRNPEEIPWGETGADYVVESTGVFTDKDKAAAHLKGGAKKVVISAPSKDAPMFVVGVNEKEYKSDLNIVSNASCTTNCLAPLAKVIHDKFGIVEGLMTTVHSITATQKTVDGPSMKDWRGGRAASFNIIPSSTGAAKAVGKVLPALNGKLTGMAFRVPTVDVSVVDLTVRLEKAASYEDIKAAIKKESETNLKGILGYVDEDLVSTDFVGDSRSSIFDAKAGIALSDKFVKLVAWYDNEWGYSTRVIDLIRHMASVN, from the exons ATGGCAAAGATCAAGATCGGAATCAatg GATTCGGAAGGATTGGACGTTTGGTTGCGAGAGTTGCTCTCCAAAGCAATGATATTGAGCTCGTTGCTGTTAACGATCCTTTCATCACCACTGATTATATG ACCTACATGTTTAAGTACGACAGTGTTCACGGTCAATGGAAGCACCATGAACTTAAGGTGAAGGACTCAAAGACCTTGCTCTTTGGCGAAAGGCCTGTCACTGTTTTTGGCATCAG AAACCCTGAGGAAATCCCATGGGGTGAAACCGGAGCTGATTATGTTGTTGAGTCTACCGGTGTTTTCACTGACAAGGACAAAGCTGCTGCTCACTTGAAG GGTGGTGCAAAGAAGGTGGTCATCTCTGCTCCCAGTAAGGATGCCCCCATGTTTGTTGTGGGTGTCAATGAGAAGGAATACAAGTCTGACCTCAACATTGTCTCCAATGCTAGTTGCACTACCAATTGCCTTGCTCCATTGGCTAAG GTCATCCACGACAAGTTTGGCATTGTTGAGGGTCTTATGACCACTGTCCATTCGATTACTG CAACCCAAAAGACCGTTGATGGTCCATCAATGAAGGATTGGAGAGGTGGTAGAGCTGCCTCCTTCAATATCATTCCCAGCAGCACTGGAGCTGCCAAG GCTGTTGGCAAAGTTTTGCCAGCATTGAATGGCAAGCTCACTGGAATGGCTTTCCGTGTTCCCACTGTTGATGTCTCTGTGGTTGACTTAACAGTGAGACTTGAAAAGGCTGCTAGTTATGAAGATATTAAGGCTGCCATCAA GAAAGAATCTGAAACCAACTTGAAGGGAATTCTTGGTTACGTGGATGAAGATTTGGTCTCAACAGACTTTGTTGGAGATTCCAG GTCTAGCATTTTCGATGCTAAGGCTGGAATTGCTTTGAGcgacaaatttgtgaagcttgtTGCTTGGTATGATAACGAGTGGGGTTACAG TACCCGAGTGATTGACTTGATCAGACACATGGCTTCTGTTAACTGA
- the LOC107911760 gene encoding AUGMIN subunit 6: MTMDREKERELELESAMYTNCLLLGLDPSIIGLGTSNGTPRVGLFRHSNPKLGEQLLYFILSSLRGPAQSARDFDRVWPIFDSAQSRDFRKVVQGIISELEAQGALPRSNSRVSSLATCCGPRFVELLWQLSLHALREVHRRTFASDVASNPLPAPLTDVAFSHAATLLPVTKARIALERRRFLENAETAVQRQAMWSNLAHEMTAEFRGLCAEEAYLQQELEKLHDLRNKVKLEGELWDDLVSTSSQNSHLVSKATRLWDSILSRKSQHEVLASGPIEDLIAHREHRYRISGSSLLAAMDQSSQVPCTDVLSVQSGDLDNKEQNDGYHTQVFEERLSRVDDRSGRVHQTVDVAEIIRRWTHALQRIHKQSLQLAKANDGEGPDILRNAHDGGTSGHAESLAATLTEHQQHLASFQVLINQLKEVAPSIQKSISECTEKLNGISSNLPSMAKHRGQTTSPMLAQSSRRTLESSSDDVGDITSKMSAVQLEKNSASPPALKLPQLFSLTPNSSGKVGSMQKRHTVAPQTNQIDTLYKSSSMEQPLANNHLDNPPQDSDNSYVQNLKRSVRQAAMSVPSCNSELSQDSQSDESSEHFFVPVLLTNHSRVGPENKLGSIRTKRLFSTQTENSFLNSHPSDGHIRSNYDDLPNMLNNLDSLDNHDQDNGFLSAAASSSAASDWQRSLFDLEEAQGQVFSPPLLMGTSLFVDSYEDLLAPLSETETALMEH; this comes from the exons ATGACAATGGACAGAGAGAAGGAGAGAGAGTTAGAGCTCGAAAGCGCAATGTACACGAATTGCTTGCTTTTAGGTTTGGATCCGTCTATAATTGGTCTCGGAACATCCAATGGTACCCCTCGGGTGGGACTCTTCCGTCACTCCAACCCTAAATTAGGCGAACAGCTTCTTTACTTCATCCTTTCTTCTCTTCGTGGCCCCGCTCAATCCGCCAGA GATTTCGATAGAGTTTGGCCGATTTTTGACTCAGCGCAATCTCGTGATTTTCGAAAG GTTGTGCAAGGGATAATTAGTGAGCTGGAAGCTCAAGGAGCTCTACCAAGGAGTAATTCGAGGGTTTCTTCGCTTGCTACTTGCTGTGGACCAAG ATTTGTTGAACTTTTGTGGCAGCTTTCATTGCACGCATTGAGAGAGGTTCATAGACGGACTTTTGCTTCAGATGTTGCTTCTAACCCATTGCCTGCACCATTGACTGATGTTGCATTTTCTCATGCTGCTACACTACTTCCTGTAACCAAG GCTAGAATTGCACTTGAAAGGAGGAGATTTCTGGAAAATGCAGAAACAGCAGTGCAGAGACAGGCGATGTGGTCAAATTTGGCTCATGAAATGACTGCAGAGTTCCGTGGTCTTTGTGCTGAGGAG GCTTATTTGCAGCAAGAGCTGGAAAAACTTCATGACTTGAGGAACAAAGTGAAATTGGAAGGTGAGCTCTGGGATGATCTTGTCTCTACTTCAAGTCAGAATTCTCATTTGGTTTCAAAGGCCACTCGCTTGTGGGACTCTATATTGTCTCGTAAAA GTCAGCATGAAGTTCTTGCTTCAGGTCCCATTGAGGATTTGATTGCTCACCGGGAACATAG GTACCGCATCTCCGGGTCGTCTTTGCTTGCAGCTATGGATCAGAGTTCTCAAGTTCCTTGCACAGATGTTTTATCTGTCCAGTCTGGTGATTTGGATAACAAAGAGCAGAATGATGGATATCACACACAGGTCTTTGAAGAGAGGCTTTCTCGAGTAGATGATAGAAGTGGAAGAGTCCACCAGACTGTAGATGTGGCAGAAATTATCAGACGTTGGACGCATGCTTTACAACGGATTCATAAACAGTCACTTCAGCTG GCAAAGGCTAATGATGGAGAGGGTCCTGATATTTTACGAAATGCACACGATGGTGGGACAAGTGGCCATGCTGAGTCATTAGCCGCAACTCTTACTGAGCATCAGCAACACCTGGCTAGCTTTCAG GTGCTTATTAACCAACTAAAAGAAGTTGCTCCATCAATTCAAAAGTCAATATCAGAGTGCACAGAGAAATTAAATGGCATTTCCTCCAACTTACCTTCAATGGCCAAACATCGTGGTCAAACCACCTCACCTATGCTAGCTCAGAGCAGTAGAAGGACCTTG GAAAGTAGCTCTGATGATGTTGGTGACATTACTTCAAAAATGTCTGCTGTTCAGCTTGAGAAGAATTCAGCTAGTCCTCCTGCTTTAAAGCTCCCACAGTTATTTAGTTTAACTCCAAATTCATCTGGAAAGGTTGGAAGCATGCAAAAGCGACATACAGTAGCTCCTCAGACCAACCAAATTGACACTTTGTATAAAAGTAGCTCTATGGAACAGCCTCTAGCAAACAATCACCTAGATAACCCACCCCAAG ATAGTGATAATTCTTATGTTCAGAATCTAAAGAGATCTGTTAGGCAAGCTGCAATGTCTGTGCCATCCTGCAATTCAGAGCTATCACAGGACAGTCAATCTGATGAAAGTTCTGAACATTTCTTTGTACCTGTTTTGTTAACTAATCATTCTCGTGTGGGACCAGAAAATAAACTAGGCTCGATAAGGACTAAGAGATTATTTTCAACACAAACAGAAAATTCCTTTCTCAACAGCCATCCCAGTGATGGTCACATTAGGAGTAACTATGATGACTTACCAAACATGTTGAACAATCTGGATTCTCTTGATAATCATGATCAAGATAATGGATTCCTCTCAGCTGCTGCTTCAAGTTCTGCAGCTTCTGATTGGCAAAGGTCACTTTTTGATTTGGAAGAAGCGCAGGGTCAGGTGTTCTCTCCTCCTTTGCTGATGGGCACGTCCCTGTTTGTCGATTCTTATGAAGATTTGCTCG CTCCACTTTCAGAAACAGAAACGGCCTTGATGGAGCACTGA
- the LOC107911753 gene encoding serine/threonine-protein phosphatase 6 regulatory ankyrin repeat subunit B codes for MLPTYFPLRWESTGDQWWYASPIDWAAANGHYDLVRELLRIDGNHLIKLTSLRRIRRLETVWDDEEQFDDVAKCRSEVARKLFIECESKKTKNSLIRCGYGGWLMYTAASAGDLGFIQELLQRNPLLVFGEGEYGVTDILYAAARGKNSEVFTLIYDFAVSPRFMTANAEGFKEHIGEIPSVYKWEITNKAVHAAARGGNLKILMELLHGYYKDVLAYRDKRGSTVLHAAAGRGQVEVVEKLVSSFDIVASVDDQGNTALHIAAYRGQAAVVEALIHVSPSLISVRNNAGETFLHFAVSGFQTPTFRRVDLQINLMKRLVHEKKFNMEDIVNAKNNDGRTALHLAIIGNVHTDLVQLLMSAPSINVNTSDANGMTPLDLLRRRPRSASSDMLIRHLISAGGMFGCKDHTARRAIASHLKMQHGSSPGTSFRISDTEIFLHTGVETTWDAYDANDPSSRGRSRSSSIDYDSGDENRKSSVNIKPSSKNKAAQRLKSVLRWPHMKGKKPKRLKKSIEGCSEETPIPLRQRFSKPSSSLPNNKRTLSVRSNQSSPIAKKKLASGIMKGVMQDMPQLTIQGRSRSSSFSRSSLSSPSSLDKQKGIFTEDIGGPSCYIPSTDDEKPSTIEKQRSNKKGLKRQYFCFGGSGLTMKTTVSRQRPNLNLNQTTVNPAMASMA; via the exons ATGCTTCCTACATACTTCCCTCTTCGCTGGGAAAGCACTGGAGACCAATGGTGGTATGCTTCTCCCATTGATTGGGCAGCAGCTAATGGCCATTACGACTTGGTCAGAGAGCTTCTACGGATCGATGGGAATCATCTCATCAAGCTGACCTCTTTGAGGAGGATCCGCCGGCTCGAGACTGTATGGGATGATGAAGAACAGTTCGATGATGTTGCTAAGTGTCGTTCTGAGGTTGCTAGGAAGCTTTTTATCGAATGTGAATCGAAGAAAACAAAGAATTCCCTTATCAGGTGTGGCTACGGTGGATGGCTTATGTACACGGCTGCCTCAGCCGGAGACTTGGGTTTCATTCAAGAACTTCTTCAAAGGAATCCTCTACTTGTTTTCGGAGAAGGAGAGTATGGTGTTACTGATATTCTTTATGCTGCTGCCAGGGGCAAAAACTCTGAGGTTTTCACGCTTATATACGACTTTGCAGTCTCACCGAGGTTTATGACAGCTAATGCAGAAGGGTTCAAAGAGCACATCGGGGAAATACCTTCTGTTTATAAGTGGGAGATCACAAACAAAGCTGTTCATGCTGCTGCTAGAGGAggaaatttaaagattttaatgGAGCTTCTTCATGGCTACTACAAAGATGTATTGGCTTATAGAGATAAGCGTGGTTCGACCGTATTACATGCTGCCGCTGGCCGAGGCCAAGTCGAG GTGGTTGAAAAGCTTGTTTCATCTTTCGATATCGTCGCCTCCGTAGATGATCAAGGCAACACCGCGTTGCATATCGCTGCTTACAGGGGCCAAGCAGCCGTTGTTGAGGCTTTGATTCATGTGTCTCCCTCGTTGATCTCCGTAAGAAACAATGCCGGGGAAACATTTCTCCATTTCGCAGTGTCTGGTTTTCAGACCCCAACTTTTAGAAGAGTTGACCTACAGATCAATCTTATGAAGCGACTGGTACACGAAAAGAAGTTCAACATGGAAGACATTGTTAATGCTAAAAACAATGATGGAAGGACTGCACTTCACTTGGCTATCATTGGGAATGTCCACACTGACCTGGTGCAACTCCTTATGTCTGCACCATCAATTAACGTGAACACCAGTGATGCGAATGGAATGACTCCGCTCGATCTACTTCGACGAAGGCCGCGTTCCGCTTCATCGGATATGCTTATCCGACACTTGATTTCAGCCGGGGGAATGTTTGGTTGTAAGGACCACACTGCGAGAAGAGCCATTGCTTCACACTTAAAGATGCAGCATGGAAGCAGTCCCGGAACTTCTTTCCGAATATCGGACACCGAAATCTTCTTGCATACTGGTGTTGAGACTACATGGGATGCTTATGATGCTAATGATCCCAGTAGCAGAGGAAGAAGTCGTTCATCCTCAATTGATTACGATTCTGGTGATGAAAACAGGAAATCATCAGTCAATATAAAACCAAGTTCGAAGAATAAGGCAGCACAGAGATTGAAAAGTGTTCTCCGTTGGCCTCATATGAAAGGGAAAAAACCGAAAAGATTGAAGAAATCAATTGAAGGTTGCTCTGAAGAAACTCCAATCCCACTTAGACAAAGATTTTCAAAGCCTTCATCATCACTTCCTAACAACAAGAGAACACTATCCGTGAGGAGTAATCAATCCAGTCCAATTGCAAAGAAAAAACTTGCATCAGGGATTATGAAAGGTGTTATGCAAGACATGCCGCAGTTAACAATTCAGGGAAGATCTCGATCGAGTTCGTTCTCGAGGTCATCCCTTTCTTCTCCGAGCTCATTGGATAAACAAAAGGGAATTTTCACTGAGGATATTGGTGGACCATCTTGCTACATTCCAAGTACTGATGATGAAAAACCAAGTACAATTGAGAAGCAAAGATCAAACAAAAAGGGGTTAAAGAGACAGTATTTCTGTTTTGGAGGTTCGGGCTTGACTATGAAAACCACAGTTAGCAGGCAGAGGCCGAACCTGAACCTGAACCAGACTACCGTAAATCCAGCCATGGCCTCAATGGCTTGA